Proteins encoded by one window of Scyliorhinus torazame isolate Kashiwa2021f chromosome 28, sScyTor2.1, whole genome shotgun sequence:
- the znf511 gene encoding zinc finger protein 511, whose protein sequence is MRNSATGKAAVGTHAYPGCRPVGAPTVSCQSPGPGLAGAEGGGDGADAESPFTFSSRRIFLQKEDEFFEDGDIHRHLYLRDAITSVGEVERPTVSEFCCHIAGCSQLFDTLENYEHHYNTFHRNVCSSCKRSFPSSHLLNIHILEWHDSLFQILTAKQNMYICLVESCTEKFKASSDRKKHLIKVHGYPADFRFDKPKKLKRNQKNKDRSSYDMDVEKSSCQKETNGIFCTTAAESMDHAPVETMEAENPSVTGQAKSSNTLHQRSSYSHRVPATICFGHGSVRGFNPRKKK, encoded by the exons ATGCGTAATAGTGCCACTGGCAAGGCGGCAGTTGGTACTCATGCATA TCCCGGCTGCCGGCCGGTTGGCGCTCCGACGGTGagttgtcagagtccaggcccggggCTGGCGGGTGCCGAGGGCGGTGGCGATGGGGCGGATGCCGAGTCGCCTTTTACCTTCAGCTCCAGGAGGATCTTCCTGCAAAAGGAGGACGAATTCTTCGAA GACGGTGATATCCACAGACATTTATATCTGCGAGATGCCATAACAAGTGTGGGAGAAGTAGAAAGACCCAC GGTTTCTGAATTCTGTTGCCATATAGCAGGTTGCAGTCAACTGTTTGACACTCTAGAAAACTACGAACATCATTATAATACATTCCACCGCAATGTCTGTTCCTCCTGCAAACGCTCTTTCCCGTCCAGTCACCTGCTAAATATTCACATCCTGGAATGGCACGACTCACTTTTCCAAATTCTGACAGCAAAACAGAACATG TATATATGTTTGGTGGAGAGTTGTACAGAAAAATTCAAGGCTTCAAGTGACCGGAAAAAGCATTTGATCAAAGTTCACGGTTATCCAGCTGACTTTAGATTTGACAAACCGAAGAAACTGAAACG CAATCAAAAGAATAAAGACAGGAGTTCATACGACATGGATGTGGAAAAATCCAGTTGTCAAAAAGAAACAAACGGCATTTTCTGTACAACAGCTGCAGAATCAATGGACCATGCACCGGTGGAAACAATGGAAGCTGAGAATCCATCTGTGACGGGACAAGCAAAATCCAGCAATACACTGCATCAAAGGTCTTCATACTCCCACAG GGTGCCAGCAACAAtttgttttggccatgggtcagtccGTGGCTTCAATCCAAGGAAAAAGAAGTGA